The following are encoded together in the Bacteroidales bacterium genome:
- a CDS encoding SPOR domain-containing protein produces MFRNSLLIFIMVLFSGGSTIGQVPDICLTKEEYRLYSMINDYRSKKGLDIIPVSKSLCYVAKIHARDLFVNRPDTSFCSLNSWSDKGQWTACCHSRYTPNPSCIVNKPAELTKYTGEGHELSYWDSEQLHPDTVFNFWLSIDQAREVLLNQKKWSYFNWKALGVGLYKGYACVWVGEVVDTEPEPTLCASAPGSDNLALPVKESPKDVVSSPTGRYCIIFGSFKTPQDALKMVAKYKNDGFYQAKVIVNNDTYRVSLSDHATQQEALNARKMMGNEFKEAWVTKY; encoded by the coding sequence ATGTTCAGGAACTCACTTTTAATATTTATCATGGTGCTGTTTTCAGGAGGCAGTACCATAGGCCAGGTACCTGATATCTGCCTGACGAAAGAAGAATACCGCCTGTATTCCATGATCAACGATTACCGGTCAAAGAAAGGCCTTGATATCATTCCGGTCTCTAAATCCCTTTGCTATGTGGCTAAAATCCATGCCCGGGACCTTTTTGTCAACCGTCCAGATACTTCATTCTGCAGCCTGAACAGTTGGTCGGACAAAGGACAATGGACGGCATGCTGCCATTCCAGGTATACCCCAAATCCTTCCTGTATTGTTAACAAGCCGGCAGAACTCACCAAATACACCGGAGAAGGTCATGAACTTAGTTATTGGGACAGTGAGCAGCTTCACCCCGATACGGTCTTTAATTTTTGGTTATCAATTGACCAGGCAAGGGAAGTATTGCTGAACCAGAAGAAATGGAGCTATTTTAACTGGAAAGCCTTGGGTGTCGGCCTCTATAAAGGATATGCCTGCGTTTGGGTGGGGGAAGTTGTCGATACCGAACCGGAACCTACACTTTGCGCCAGCGCACCGGGCTCTGATAACCTGGCATTACCTGTGAAAGAGTCACCGAAAGATGTGGTTTCAAGCCCCACAGGCAGGTACTGCATTATCTTTGGAAGCTTTAAAACTCCTCAGGACGCTTTAAAAATGGTTGCTAAATACAAGAATGACGGCTTTTACCAGGCGAAAGTCATAGTTAATAACGACACCTACCGCGTTTCCCTCTCCGATCATGCAACCCAGCAGGAAGCTCTAAATGCCAGAAAAATGATGGGGAATGAATTTAAGGAAGCATGGGTCACGAAATATTAG
- the sucD gene encoding succinate--CoA ligase subunit alpha: MSVLVNKHSRVLVQGFTGKEGTFHASQMIEYGTNIIGGVTPGKGGTFHLEKPVFDTVSEAAEKEGANVSVIFVPPSFAADAIMEAADAGIKVIVCITEGIPVKDMIMVKDYLQCRNSRLVGPNCPGIITPGEAKVGIMPGFIHTPGPIGIVSRSGTLTYEAVDQLTKIGLGQSTAIGIGGDPIIGTTILDAVRLFTKDPATEGIVMIGEIGGTMEAEAAYWLKENGTKPVVAFIAGATAPKGRTMGHAGAIIGGKEDTAQAKKVILRECGIHVVDSPADIGRKMKEVLRFKFGNSLKESPT, translated from the coding sequence ATGAGCGTTTTGGTCAACAAGCATTCCCGCGTCCTGGTGCAAGGCTTCACCGGCAAAGAAGGCACTTTTCATGCCAGCCAGATGATTGAATATGGCACGAATATAATAGGAGGGGTGACCCCCGGCAAGGGCGGCACTTTCCACCTCGAAAAACCGGTGTTTGACACGGTGAGCGAGGCGGCCGAAAAAGAAGGGGCCAACGTATCGGTAATTTTCGTGCCGCCATCCTTTGCTGCTGACGCCATCATGGAAGCGGCTGATGCAGGCATTAAAGTTATCGTTTGCATCACCGAAGGAATCCCGGTGAAAGACATGATCATGGTCAAGGATTATCTCCAATGCCGAAATTCCAGGCTGGTCGGGCCAAATTGTCCCGGCATCATCACACCTGGTGAAGCCAAGGTGGGTATCATGCCCGGTTTCATCCATACACCCGGGCCCATCGGGATTGTCTCCCGTTCAGGGACATTAACCTACGAGGCTGTTGACCAGCTTACCAAAATCGGCTTAGGACAATCTACTGCCATTGGTATCGGCGGTGACCCCATCATCGGGACCACTATCTTGGATGCCGTCAGATTATTTACCAAGGATCCGGCCACCGAGGGCATTGTCATGATCGGCGAGATCGGCGGTACGATGGAAGCTGAAGCGGCATACTGGCTCAAAGAAAACGGCACCAAACCTGTCGTGGCTTTTATCGCAGGCGCAACAGCCCCCAAAGGCCGCACTATGGGCCACGCCGGTGCCATCATCGGAGGAAAGGAAGATACAGCCCAGGCCAAGAAAGTAATTTTACGCGAATGTGGCATCCACGTGGTAGACTCACCAGCAGACATTGGCAGAAAGATGAAAGAAGTTTTAAGGTTTAAGTTCGGGAATTCATTAAAAGAGTCCCCAACTTAA
- the mnmE gene encoding tRNA uridine-5-carboxymethylaminomethyl(34) synthesis GTPase MnmE — translation MIYPVRQETICAIATPPGQGAIAIIRLSGPDALRICEDIFSPKKKDTKITEAATHTIHFGTIVKDQELLDEVLVSVFREPHSYTGENAVEISCHGSSYIQQKIVELLISKGSRHAKPGEFTLRAFLSGKFDLSQAEAVADLIAASSRSAHDLALQQMRGGFSKKISELRARLLDFASLIELELDFSQEEVEFADRKALVKLLNEIKEEITRLVSSFSYGNVLKSGIPVAIIGKPNVGKSTLLNAILNEERAIVSEIPGTTRDTIEDTIVIHNYGFRFIDTAGLRHSVDQIESQGIERTYEKISQAKIVLYVFDVCQTACTDIREELESMGAWGHGGLEAGKRERGEGEFPANWELGTANRKKFILVGNKADLLEETPIGLKEFLEMECIFISAKRKENINMILERLVEVVSEMEVKDNAVVSNVRHYEALNSALKSVEAVLEGLSGGLSSDLVTVDLRTALYHLGEITGEITTDEILGNIFGKFCIGK, via the coding sequence ATGATTTATCCCGTCCGCCAGGAAACCATTTGTGCTATCGCAACCCCGCCGGGGCAGGGCGCTATTGCCATTATCCGGCTGTCCGGGCCGGATGCGCTCAGGATTTGTGAAGATATTTTCTCACCAAAAAAGAAAGACACTAAAATCACCGAAGCAGCCACGCATACGATTCATTTCGGAACGATCGTGAAAGATCAGGAATTGCTTGATGAAGTGCTGGTCAGCGTATTCCGGGAGCCTCATTCCTACACCGGCGAAAATGCCGTAGAGATTTCCTGCCATGGGTCATCATACATACAGCAAAAGATCGTTGAGCTGCTGATCAGCAAAGGTTCCCGTCATGCAAAACCCGGGGAGTTCACGCTGCGTGCATTTCTGAGCGGCAAATTCGACCTTTCCCAGGCTGAAGCAGTAGCCGACCTGATCGCTGCCTCATCCCGCTCGGCGCATGACCTGGCTTTGCAACAAATGCGCGGCGGTTTTTCAAAAAAGATCAGCGAGCTGCGGGCCCGACTGCTAGACTTCGCTTCCCTGATAGAACTTGAGCTGGATTTCAGCCAGGAAGAAGTGGAATTCGCCGACCGTAAAGCACTGGTGAAACTCCTGAACGAGATAAAGGAAGAAATTACCCGCCTGGTTTCATCGTTCTCTTATGGAAATGTTTTAAAAAGCGGGATACCTGTGGCCATTATCGGCAAACCGAACGTTGGCAAATCCACGCTTCTCAATGCCATCCTGAATGAAGAGCGGGCCATCGTTTCCGAAATTCCCGGCACTACGCGCGACACCATCGAGGATACCATCGTCATCCACAACTATGGCTTTCGATTTATCGACACAGCCGGACTGCGCCATTCCGTCGATCAGATCGAATCGCAGGGGATTGAACGAACCTATGAGAAGATCAGCCAGGCGAAGATTGTCCTTTACGTGTTTGATGTGTGCCAGACTGCTTGCACAGATATCAGGGAAGAACTGGAGAGCATGGGGGCATGGGGGCATGGGGGCTTGGAAGCGGGGAAGAGGGAAAGAGGGGAAGGCGAATTTCCTGCGAACTGGGAACTGGGAACTGCGAACCGAAAGAAGTTCATCCTGGTAGGCAATAAAGCTGATTTGCTGGAGGAGACGCCGATAGGCTTAAAGGAATTCCTGGAGATGGAATGTATTTTCATATCGGCGAAGAGGAAGGAAAATATAAACATGATCCTGGAACGACTGGTGGAAGTGGTTAGTGAAATGGAGGTCAAGGATAATGCTGTCGTCTCAAATGTCCGGCATTACGAAGCTTTGAATAGCGCGCTGAAATCGGTTGAAGCAGTATTGGAAGGCCTTTCGGGCGGTCTTTCCAGCGACCTGGTAACGGTGGACTTGCGCACGGCGCTTTATCACCTCGGCGAGATCACGGGAGAAATAACCACTGATGAAATCCTGGGGAATATTTTCGGGAAGTTCTGCATCGGAAAGTAA
- a CDS encoding HipA domain-containing protein — MNRCSITYEPCEKSLYSEKGLKLLSQNLVSLELLAYTAEEQRAEAMARAVKLSIQGVQPKLSAVLNIREGKFDLADNGGKYILKPQHHLFPQFPENEDVTMRMAQSAGIAVPLHGLIWSKDKSLTYFIKRFDRAGHKDKIPVEDLAQLASLTRDTKYNSSMEKLVLLLDMYCTFPLIEMAKLFRLVLFNFLVGNEDMHLKNYSVIRMGDKTELSPAYDLLNTTIVLKGGTEEIALSLAGKKRNLTRKDLVDYFGKERCGLTGKVIESSLQALSHAKEKWYSLLDACFLTKEFKEKYKVLLDKRIKLLEL, encoded by the coding sequence ATGAACCGATGTTCCATCACTTATGAGCCTTGCGAAAAATCCCTTTACAGTGAAAAAGGATTGAAATTATTGTCACAAAACCTGGTCAGTCTTGAATTGCTTGCCTATACAGCTGAGGAACAAAGAGCAGAGGCGATGGCAAGGGCTGTAAAATTATCGATTCAAGGCGTGCAGCCCAAGCTTAGTGCGGTATTAAATATCAGGGAGGGCAAATTTGATTTGGCTGACAACGGTGGAAAATACATACTTAAGCCACAACATCATCTCTTTCCACAGTTCCCGGAAAATGAAGATGTAACCATGCGAATGGCACAATCAGCCGGTATTGCGGTACCTTTACATGGATTGATCTGGTCAAAAGACAAGTCGCTTACTTATTTTATAAAACGATTCGACAGGGCAGGGCACAAAGATAAAATTCCTGTGGAGGATCTTGCGCAACTTGCCTCACTGACAAGGGATACGAAGTACAATTCTTCCATGGAGAAACTGGTATTGCTCCTGGATATGTACTGTACCTTTCCATTGATCGAAATGGCAAAACTTTTCCGGTTGGTTCTGTTTAACTTCCTGGTCGGTAACGAAGACATGCATTTGAAAAATTATTCCGTCATCAGGATGGGAGATAAAACAGAACTGTCACCTGCATATGACCTCCTGAATACCACAATAGTATTAAAGGGTGGCACTGAAGAAATTGCACTCAGCCTTGCCGGGAAAAAAAGGAATCTCACCCGGAAGGACCTGGTCGATTATTTTGGAAAAGAACGATGCGGACTTACCGGCAAAGTCATTGAAAGTAGTTTGCAGGCATTGAGCCATGCCAAAGAGAAATGGTATTCGCTGCTGGATGCTTGTTTTCTTACGAAGGAGTTTAAAGAAAAGTACAAAGTTTTGTTAGATAAACGGATTAAGTTACTGGAGCTATAG
- a CDS encoding HipA N-terminal domain-containing protein, producing the protein MRTAKVFICGEEAGHLTEMIFGTEYRFEYNEGYTGLPVSLTMPVSQKIYSFDHFPPFFDGLLPEGYQLEGLLKQGKVDRNDLFSQLMLVGNDMVGAVTVKEIAG; encoded by the coding sequence ATGAGAACAGCTAAAGTCTTTATTTGCGGTGAAGAGGCAGGCCACTTGACTGAAATGATATTTGGAACAGAATACCGCTTTGAATACAACGAGGGATATACAGGATTGCCGGTGTCACTTACTATGCCTGTCAGTCAGAAAATATACTCTTTCGACCATTTTCCACCGTTTTTTGATGGCCTTTTGCCTGAAGGTTATCAATTGGAGGGACTTTTAAAGCAGGGAAAAGTTGACCGGAATGATCTTTTTTCGCAATTGATGCTGGTTGGAAACGACATGGTCGGAGCCGTCACTGTTAAAGAAATAGCCGGATGA
- a CDS encoding helix-turn-helix domain-containing protein, which produces MLTPKTLSGIIRKHRKVAGLSQLQLAEMAGVGKTVVFNLEKGKETVQLDTLRKILRVLNIKVQLQSQLMHKFLNSDENS; this is translated from the coding sequence ATGTTGACTCCGAAAACGTTATCAGGAATAATCAGGAAGCATCGCAAGGTGGCAGGCCTCAGTCAGCTTCAGTTAGCTGAAATGGCAGGGGTTGGCAAGACAGTTGTTTTTAACCTTGAAAAAGGAAAGGAAACTGTACAACTTGATACATTGCGAAAAATCCTCAGGGTCTTAAATATAAAAGTTCAACTACAAAGTCAGTTAATGCATAAATTTCTGAATAGCGATGAGAACAGCTAA
- a CDS encoding B12-binding domain-containing radical SAM protein: MKILLVAPCFEEEQRPNTMDIPQLTLALIAGMTPLQHEVEICEEVYGSKINYEGDYDLIGITLMTQTCIRGYQIANEFRERDKIVVFGGIHATSLPEEAIQYGDAVVIGEAEEGLWEEVLADAEKHKLRKFYKLDKPPDLQKHVFPRRDLIKCSSGKLSVAPIETTRGCPYNCDFCSVSRFFGTRQRHKTIRNIIQEAESCPEHYLFFLDDNITFDKVFAKKLFTEMIHLKKGWVGQASINVAKDEELMKLAQKSGCKALLIGFESMGESGINQYRKTLKTIEDNVLAVKKLQHNGILTMASLIFGLDSDTDEVFDLGHEFLVKSRAAFFQACVMTPYPGTEVFKKLKSEGRILTDNWSKFDATKVIVSPVNMTPELLLDRFNYIKHDIYGKMSVLKRAWPNVTIGLEQTLFYFALNKGYHKKNNPNIFSQVHRNSEGQEVDFDVSKYVEPFQPH, translated from the coding sequence GTGAAGATTCTCCTTGTTGCGCCTTGCTTTGAAGAAGAGCAACGTCCAAATACTATGGACATTCCACAACTTACGCTTGCTCTTATTGCAGGCATGACCCCTCTTCAGCACGAGGTTGAAATCTGTGAGGAGGTGTATGGCAGCAAAATTAATTATGAAGGTGATTACGATCTTATAGGGATTACCTTGATGACCCAGACCTGCATCAGGGGATATCAGATTGCCAATGAGTTCAGAGAAAGAGATAAAATCGTCGTTTTTGGTGGTATTCATGCAACCAGCCTTCCCGAAGAAGCTATTCAATATGGCGATGCGGTAGTCATAGGAGAAGCAGAAGAAGGGTTGTGGGAAGAAGTGCTGGCAGATGCAGAAAAGCATAAGCTGAGGAAATTCTACAAGCTTGATAAGCCACCTGATCTTCAAAAACATGTCTTTCCACGCCGCGATCTCATTAAGTGCTCATCGGGAAAACTATCCGTGGCCCCGATTGAAACCACCCGAGGTTGCCCTTATAATTGTGATTTTTGTTCGGTTTCAAGATTTTTTGGCACAAGACAGCGGCACAAAACGATAAGGAATATCATTCAGGAGGCTGAGTCCTGCCCGGAGCATTACCTGTTCTTCCTGGACGATAATATTACCTTCGACAAGGTATTTGCGAAGAAGTTATTTACGGAAATGATCCATCTGAAAAAAGGCTGGGTCGGCCAGGCTTCGATAAATGTTGCTAAAGATGAAGAACTGATGAAGCTGGCGCAAAAGTCCGGGTGCAAAGCACTGCTTATCGGGTTTGAATCGATGGGAGAAAGTGGCATAAACCAATACAGGAAAACATTAAAAACCATTGAGGATAACGTTCTTGCTGTCAAAAAGCTGCAGCATAACGGAATTTTAACCATGGCTTCCCTTATTTTTGGCCTTGACTCCGATACGGATGAAGTGTTTGACCTGGGCCATGAGTTCCTTGTAAAATCCAGGGCGGCATTTTTTCAGGCTTGTGTGATGACGCCATATCCCGGTACAGAAGTCTTTAAAAAATTGAAAAGTGAAGGAAGGATTCTTACCGATAACTGGAGCAAATTTGACGCCACGAAGGTGATTGTTTCCCCGGTGAACATGACGCCTGAATTATTGCTCGACCGGTTCAATTATATTAAGCATGACATTTACGGCAAGATGTCCGTTCTCAAACGTGCATGGCCGAATGTGACGATTGGTCTTGAGCAAACCCTGTTTTATTTTGCCCTCAACAAAGGATACCATAAAAAGAACAATCCGAATATCTTTTCTCAGGTTCACCGGAATTCCGAAGGACAGGAGGTTGATTTTGACGTAAGTAAATACGTGGAGCCATTTCAGCCGCATTAA
- a CDS encoding carbonic anhydrase — MKKLYALVFVITVLCLTFSCVQQNKESNKSEKNVTVSTSEQVLIQTSDDAIRELINGNKRFVESKLTNTNYKEQIEKTKKGQKPHSVILSCMDSRVPPEIIFDQGIGNIFVIRIAGNIEDENILGSMEYAVEHSGSKLIVVMGHSHCGAVTGAVQNIKLGNLTQLVDQIKPAIKSDPNNPNIIDETAKNSVIITINDILNRSSIIRELVSDKKVAIVGAFYDIETGAVTFMEKL, encoded by the coding sequence ATGAAAAAACTATATGCATTAGTTTTTGTGATTACTGTTCTATGCTTGACCTTTTCATGTGTTCAGCAGAACAAGGAATCCAACAAATCAGAAAAGAATGTTACAGTTAGTACAAGTGAGCAAGTTTTAATCCAAACATCAGATGATGCAATTAGGGAATTAATAAATGGAAACAAACGATTTGTTGAAAGTAAGTTGACAAATACCAACTACAAAGAACAGATAGAAAAAACAAAAAAAGGTCAAAAGCCACATTCTGTAATTCTATCTTGTATGGATTCCAGGGTGCCGCCTGAAATTATTTTTGACCAGGGAATTGGAAATATTTTTGTCATCCGCATTGCTGGCAATATTGAAGATGAAAACATCCTTGGCAGCATGGAATATGCAGTTGAACATTCAGGCTCCAAACTTATTGTTGTTATGGGGCACAGTCATTGCGGTGCAGTAACTGGAGCGGTTCAAAATATTAAACTTGGTAATTTAACTCAATTAGTAGATCAAATAAAACCTGCTATTAAGTCTGACCCAAACAACCCTAATATTATAGACGAGACAGCAAAAAATAGCGTAATAATTACGATTAATGATATCTTGAATAGAAGTAGTATTATTCGGGAGTTGGTTAGTGATAAAAAAGTAGCTATTGTCGGAGCGTTTTATGATATTGAAACAGGAGCCGTGACTTTTATGGAAAAACTATAG
- a CDS encoding nuclear transport factor 2 family protein, with amino-acid sequence MKKVITVLILAVVIVACTQSAQKEPANTVTTKKAIASVDGKQLEQKLWADFKTVNIEAIAEKMSNSFQSVHQDGARNKEQELALLKNLNLGEYQLTNFEVSQHENIVVVTYMATVTETIDGKVLTKEPCPRMSVWINTNDDWKWISHANLNPLK; translated from the coding sequence ATGAAAAAAGTAATTACAGTTTTGATTTTGGCAGTCGTTATCGTTGCCTGCACCCAATCCGCCCAAAAAGAGCCAGCTAATACCGTTACAACTAAAAAAGCCATTGCCAGTGTAGACGGGAAACAGCTGGAACAAAAGTTATGGGCGGACTTCAAGACAGTCAATATTGAAGCAATTGCCGAAAAAATGTCCAATAGCTTTCAGTCTGTGCACCAGGATGGTGCCCGAAACAAAGAACAGGAACTGGCGCTACTTAAAAACCTCAATCTGGGTGAATACCAACTAACGAATTTTGAAGTAAGCCAGCATGAAAATATTGTGGTAGTAACTTATATGGCTACCGTAACCGAAACCATCGATGGTAAGGTATTGACAAAAGAACCATGTCCGAGAATGAGTGTTTGGATTAATACAAATGATGACTGGAAATGGATCAGCCATGCCAACCTCAACCCGTTAAAATAA